CGATAAGGGAGGCTGGAGCGAGGGGGAGACTTCCCCCTTCAAAAACTCTTTTTCTGATTGATGCCAACTGTAGTGGCGAATATTATAATAATCGCTAACACTATTGGCGATTATAAGAAAATATGGGAACCTAAATGAGTACATACCACAAACCACTAGATAACCTTTCTCCTGTATCCGCTGGAGGGAAGAGCTCAAAGTCGGGATGGACGCCCTTTTGCTATCATATGATAGCCGAAAGGGATTCCTTTCTCAAACAGCTCTGCTTCGATGGTGTTATTGAGGGTATGGAAGATGGTTGATGAAGACGAGCTTATTCCCATTTCTGCTTTACAGCATGTTCTGTTCTGCGAACGACAGTATGCGCTGATCCACCTTGAACGGGTTTGGGAAGAGAACCGTTTTACCGCCGAAGGGAATATCCTGCATGAGCGGGTGGATATTGAGCACCATGAGAGTCGAAGGAACTACAAGGCGGAATATGGCTTGGCCATACGATCACTTTCTTTCGGTCTCATAGGGAAGGCCGATGTGGTCGAATTCGAAAAGGATGATGCGGGTCGGATTGTTTCGATTGTGCCTGTGGAATTTAAGCGGGGTAAAAACAAGGAAGAGGACCCCGACCGTGTGCAGCTCTGCGCTCAGGCCCTGTGCCTGGAGGAGATGTTTGACTGCGAGATAAGCGAGGGACAGTTGTATTATCTGGGGGAACACCGCAGGCGGTCGGTTGAAATTTCGGAGCAACTTCGCGAAAAGACCTCAGGCTTAATCGAGCGAATCCGGATCATTGCTGCTTCTGGGGCCACGCCTGAAGCGGTATACGAAAGGCGAAAGTGTGACCGTTGTTCCCTTTTTGATCTTTGTATGCCGAAGACCGTGGACGGTGGCGGCAAGAATGTTGCCCGTTATGTACAGAATCAGATACGAAAGAGTTTGCATGATGAAGATACATGTAAGGAAGATGTGTAATGCGAAAATTGCTGAATACCCTCTATGTCGCCACGCAAGGTAGTTATCTGCGCAAGGAAGGGGAGACCGTCGTTATCGAGCAGGGCGGTGAAAAGGCCTTGCAGTTGCCGATCCATACTCTGGGAGGGATCGTTGCCTTCGGCAACGTGCTCTGTTCCCCTTTTTTATTAGGCTTCTGTGCCGAACGGGATATCACCGTCTCCTTTTTAAGCGAACACGGCCGTTTCCTTGCCGCGGTCCGGGGACCGGTTAGCGGGAACGTTCTGTTACGCCGGACCCAATACCGGCAGGCTGATGACCCACGGGTAACCCGGGATGTTGCAAAAAACATCATCGAGGCAAAACTCGCCAACTCCAGGCTCGTGGTCAACCGTGCCATCCGTGACCATAAGGAGCGGGTCGATGACTCGGCACTCTCCGATGCTGCGGCTCAGATTGCCAGATATCTTCAGCAACTTGAACGGGCCAAGAACGCCGATGAGGTCCGCGGTATTGAGGGGATCGGGGCGGCACTCTATTTTGGGGTCTTCAACCATTTGATTGTGGATCAGAAGCACGATTTTACCTTTTCGGAGCGAAACCGCCGGCCTCCCCTGGATGAGGTCAATGCCCTGCTTTCGTTTACCTATACCCTCCTTGCCCATGACGTGCGATCGGCCCTGGAAACCGTCGGCCTGGACCCGGCTGTCGGCTTCCTGCACCGGGACCGACCGGGGCGTCCCGGTCTTGCCCTTGATCTGATGGAGGAGTTTCGCTCCGTCATTGCCGACCGCCTGGTCCTCTCGTTGATCAACCGCCGACAGGTTGCCAAGTCGGGTTTCAAACGGGCTGAGAATGGTGCCGTGATCATGGATGATAAAACCAGAAAGACCCTATTGGTGGAATATCAAAATAGGAAACAAACCGAGGTCTTTCATCCCTATATTGAGGAAAAGATTCCCATCGGCCTGCTCTTTTTTGTACAGGCGAATCTAATGGCCCGTTTTTTGCGCGGGGATCTCGATGGCTATCCGTCCTTTTTCTGGAGGTAAAAAGTATGATGGTATTGGTCAGCTATGATGTTGCCGTCACCACCCCAGGTGGTACCAGACGCCTTCGTAAGGTCGCTAAGGCATGCCTCAATTATGGGCAGAGGGTACAGCACTCGGTATTTGAATGCGTGATTGATCCTGCCCAATGGGTTAAACTCAAGCACCAACTCGAGACGATCGTTGACCCTCAGGAGGACAGCCTTCGCTACTATTTTCTCGGATCAAATTACAAGCGTCGGGTTGAGCATTTCGGTGCGAAACCCTCCCTTGATGTCGATGGACCGGTTATCGTTTGATGCTGCGAACCAAAATGATACATAAAAACCCCGACCTTTCGCATCGTTGATAATTCTTTATATGGTAATGATCTTTGAAAATATAGAGAAGGAAGTGTTCCTTTTTTTGCGATTATGCATACTGTTCGCAGATATGGCCTCTTAACTTTTTCCCCTGAAAAAAGATATACTGCAGCCTGTCGCACCCCTCGCGGGTGCGTGGATTGAAACGAGGTTGAGGGAGTCGCCGACGGAGAGTCCGTCGGGTCGCACCCCTCGCGGGTGCGTGGATTGAAACTTGCTCTCTCATCTGTTTTCGCTGCCTCATTCCCTGTCGCACCCCTCGCGGGTGCGTGGATTGAAACGAGGTTGAGGGAGTCGCCGACGGAGAGTCCGTCGGGTCGCACCCCTCGCGGGTGCGTGGATTGAAACTTGCTCTCTCATCTGTTTTCGCTGCCTCATTCCCTGTCGCACCCCTCGCGGGTGCGTGGATTGAAACATGTCGGGGCCGACGGCATCAAGGACTTCTTCGGGTCGCACCCCTCGCGGGTGCGTGGATTGAAACTGGCCCTAAGAGTTATTAGCCTCCTCTCTTGGGGGTCGCACCCCTCGCGGGTGCGTGGATTGAAACTATAATTATAGTAACGACGTATCCTACTCAGTACAGTCGCACCCCTCGCGGGTGCGTGGATTGAAACTATAGTATAGGCCCATTGGGCCTATGTGTCAACTGTCGCACCCCTCGCGGGTGCGTGGATTGAAACATTGGAAGTCCTTATAAATATGTCCGCCGACGGAGTCGCACCCCTCGCGGGTGCGTGGATTGAAACGTAGGCTGCTGCGTTGGCTGCGTGGGCTGCGTAGGGTCGCACCCCTCGCGGGTGCGTGGATTGAAACAGCGCACACGATGTATACCTCAACAATTACGCCATGTCGCACCCCTCGCGGGTGCGTGGATTGAAACTCAGGCTTATTACTCGACCGCGGAACAGCAAACCGTCGCACCCCTCGCGGGTGCGTGGATTGAAACAAGAATTGGTATAATGGCAATAAGGAAACCGACGCGTCGCACCCCTCGCGGGTGCGTGGATTGAAACGTAANNNNNNNNNNNNNNNNNNNNNNNNNNNNNNNNNNNNNNNNNNNNNNNNNNNNNNNNNNNNNNNNNNNNNNNNNNNNNNNNNNNNNNNNNNNNNNNNNNNNNNNNNNNNNNNNNNNNNNNNNNNNNNNNNNNNNNNNNNNNNNNNNNNNNNNNNNNNNNNNNNNNNNNNNNNNNNNNNNNNNNNNNNNNNNNNNNNNNNNNNNNNNNNNNNNNNNNNNNNNNNNNNNNNNNNNNNNNNNNNNNNNNNNNNNNNNNNNNNNNNNNNNNNNNNNNNNNNNNNNNNNNNNNNNNNNNNNNNNNNNNNNNNNNNNNNNNNNNNNNNNNNNNNNNNNNNNNNNNNNNNNNNNNNNNNNNNNNNNNNNNNNNNNNNNNNNNNNNNNNNNNNNNNNNNNNNNNNNNNNNNNNNNNNNNNNNNNNNNNNNNNNNNNNNNNNNNNNNNNNNNNNNNNNNNNNNNNNNNNNNNNNNNNNNNNNNNNN
This Sediminispirochaeta bajacaliforniensis DSM 16054 DNA region includes the following protein-coding sequences:
- the cas4 gene encoding CRISPR-associated protein Cas4, giving the protein MVDEDELIPISALQHVLFCERQYALIHLERVWEENRFTAEGNILHERVDIEHHESRRNYKAEYGLAIRSLSFGLIGKADVVEFEKDDAGRIVSIVPVEFKRGKNKEEDPDRVQLCAQALCLEEMFDCEISEGQLYYLGEHRRRSVEISEQLREKTSGLIERIRIIAASGATPEAVYERRKCDRCSLFDLCMPKTVDGGGKNVARYVQNQIRKSLHDEDTCKEDV
- the cas1c gene encoding type I-C CRISPR-associated endonuclease Cas1c, whose amino-acid sequence is MRKLLNTLYVATQGSYLRKEGETVVIEQGGEKALQLPIHTLGGIVAFGNVLCSPFLLGFCAERDITVSFLSEHGRFLAAVRGPVSGNVLLRRTQYRQADDPRVTRDVAKNIIEAKLANSRLVVNRAIRDHKERVDDSALSDAAAQIARYLQQLERAKNADEVRGIEGIGAALYFGVFNHLIVDQKHDFTFSERNRRPPLDEVNALLSFTYTLLAHDVRSALETVGLDPAVGFLHRDRPGRPGLALDLMEEFRSVIADRLVLSLINRRQVAKSGFKRAENGAVIMDDKTRKTLLVEYQNRKQTEVFHPYIEEKIPIGLLFFVQANLMARFLRGDLDGYPSFFWR
- the cas2 gene encoding CRISPR-associated endonuclease Cas2; the encoded protein is MMVLVSYDVAVTTPGGTRRLRKVAKACLNYGQRVQHSVFECVIDPAQWVKLKHQLETIVDPQEDSLRYYFLGSNYKRRVEHFGAKPSLDVDGPVIV